The Naumovozyma dairenensis CBS 421 chromosome 2, complete genome genome segment gaggaaaacTTAAATACTAGTGATTCTCTAAATGACTTACGATTTTTAGATGGATCAAATTTACGGAATATAGGAAGAAGAACATCTACGTATTTATCATGGGAACCTAAATTAGGTCCAAATTCGATAATATATGGACTATCAAAAGCACAAAAGGAAGAACTAGGTGGAGTAGAATATCGTGCAATCAAACTTctttgtattatattagTGATATACTATGTTGGGTTGCATCTCATAATTGCTATTATGTTTTTACCATGGATATGCttaaagaataaatatagACAAATTGTGAGGAATGACGGTATAGCGCCTGCATGGTGGGCTTTTTTTACCGGGATGAGTTCATTTTGCAATTTAGGGTTATCATTAACTCCGGATTCAATGAATCGATTTAGCAGAGCAATATATCCTTTGATAACAATGatcttttttattattgcGGGTAATACCGGATTCCCAGTTTTTCTTCGAGCTATTATTTGGGTCATGTTTAAATTATCACGAGATTTATCGcaaattaaagaaagtttatcttttttgttAGATCATCCGCGTCGGTGTTTTACCCTATTATTCCCAAATGATGCAACGTGGTGGTTGTTAATGACATTAGTGGGTCTAAACGGCGTTGATTTAgttctttttattatattggaTCGTGGAGCtgaaatattgaaagaatattcTGGTGGTTATAGAGTCTTATTAGGTTTATTCCAGGCAGTAACTACCAGAACTGCTGGGTTCTCCGCCCTCGATATAAGTCTATTGCACCCATCAATACAAGTGTCGTATATGTTGATGATGTATGTGTCTGTACTGCCATTAGCAATTTCCATGAGAAGAACAAACGTGTATGAAGAACGATCTTTGGGGATTTATGGTAAAATGCCAATGTCAgaattgaatcaaattgAGGCGGAAGGAAAGAATGCCGATGGTCAACATAGCCCAACACTTGAAgacgataatgatgaagaattagaagaagatgaagatgaggaaAGCAAATCTTTGGCATCATCAAATAGCTCTACAAGTCATGCTATTGGTAAAGAACGTCGGGAGTCGAATACAtccaaaaagaaaaagaagaaaaacaaaaaagagGAGGACGACTCTTCAAATTCTTATATTGCCATTCATTTAAGAAGACAATTGTCTTTTGATATGTGGTTTATGTTTTTGGGGTTGTTTATCATTTGTATATGTGAAAGTGGAAAGATTCAAGATCCTGAGATGCCTGCTATTAATGTATTTTCCATATTATTCGAAATAGTAAGTGCCTATGGTACTGTCGGGTTATCCTTAGGTTATCCTGGGACAACAACCTCATTATCCGCACAATTTACAGCGTTGTCTAAATTAGTTATTATCGTTATGTTGGTACGAGGTAGAAATAGAGGTTTACCATACGCATTAGATCGTGCAATAATGTTACCAAGTGAAAGATTAGAGCGCATTGATGACATTGAAGATTCAAAATTACGTAGGCAGCCTAAAAATATCGGCAAAGAAGATCCAGTAAGTGGTTATTTTAAGAGACATCTACATAAGCTTAAAAATGGATGGAGAAGAATCCATTCATCTGCCAACGAAAATCATGCGGACAATCATTCCATGGATACCCCTACTGACGGACTGGAAGGAGGGAAATGATTATCATATTGTTAACGGCTCTGATGTTTCTAAtcgatttttttttccctttGGAAAGTCAAGAAAAGTGAAAACCAATTGTGTTAGCCGTATTTCATATTGTATCAATTATACTTGTATACTTATTACCgtcaattttattaaattcaatctGTTGAGATTTACATACATTgtatcttctttttcttccagAAGTTCTCACAACTCTTAATAGCgttttttataaattacTGACAGTGAAATTATTTAGTGGCGAAAAATTGCCGGCCGGCAGCTTTTAGTGACACATAAAGGACTCGCCACCTTAAGGTCAGATTCGATAGTACAGAGATTTAGATGAGCACAAGTAAGAAAAGCTACTTCAAACAAATGAATCTTTAAAGGATTGACTGCAATATCAGTTAATGTTACCAGTTGATACGGTCTTACCTTCATGGTGGCAAAATTTATGTTACATTGCCACGGTATTGGCTATTCTTATATCTGCCAATTCAATATGTAGACAGTTCCTTAATTACAGAAGACCCTCCGAACAACGATTAAATATCAGAATACAACTGCTAGTACCGATATTTTCGTTAACATGTCTAATAGCAACACTCCGTCCAATTCTTGCTCAACTTCTCCTGGATCCGATCAGAGAAATATATGAAGCATTTGTCATTTAcacatttttttcattactCATACTGATTTTAGGTGGCGAAAGAAGGATTATCACAGAAATATGTATAAATGATAATCATCCCCCAATAAGGCATCCAATTCCGATATTAGGGCACTTTTTTCCTACGATTGATTTATCGGATCCATCTGACTTTCTGCTGGTAAAAAGAGGAATATTACAATATGTCTGGTTCAAGCCACTTTATTGCATATGCGTAATACTAAGTGAAGCGTtatcaatgaaaaaatcaCAATTTggtttattaataatttataatgTATCAGTTACTTTGTCCCTGTATAGTTTGGCATTATTTTGGAGGTGCCTCTACCAAGAATTAAAACCTCATAATCCATGGAGTAAATTTTTATGTGTGAAGCTGATAATTTTCGCATCCTATTGGCAAAATATGATCATTCAAACCATTGCTATATTAGGTAAATTAGAAAACGATTCCATTGCTCCTTATCTATACCAAAATGGATTATTATGTATAGAAATGGTTGGATTCGCAATTTTCCATTCTGTTGCATTTCCATGGCAAGTATATTCCTCTAAAACATTACCGATGGCGGCAAGAATGAATACTTTGTACGCCTTACGAGACTGCTTCGGTGGGGGTGATCTGAAATGGGATTTTAAACAAACCTTGTTGGCTGGTCCAActtattataattttaaaaattttgattCAACCGCAGAGAGTAGGTTAGTTGCAAGAACCAATATGACATCTAGAATGCATAGAATAAATGAAGGTGTTAGGTTTACTAATAATGGCGAAGACCGATATTGGATGCATTACGGTGCTATTGGTGTACCCGCTAATTCAAATTGCAATAATAGCAACGTTGATAGACAAGTTGCCCACCAAAATGAAAGCGTAAATACAAACATCGGTTCTACCAtttttaatgaagaaatcgATGATTGGGATGATACAGTTGCAGGACAAGGGTATATCACAGATGATCCGAACTATCCAGTTACATGGGATCCCAATGGGTACAAATATGGGAACAATATAAGTAGAATACGTGCTGACATACGGCATTGTAGTGCAAACGTTTAATTAGAGAAAGAACAAActaattcaatttctttggCCGTATTCTGGCTACTTCTTTTTAATTATGTTACACTATAGAGTCTATATTAAGATTAGGTTAGATCtataaatgaatatattctaAAATTATGATATATATGCCTAGGACACCTAGTATGCCTGATAATACATGGAACGGAATATGATGGCAAATAGAGCTGGTCCAGTGGATGGAGGAGGGCTTCAGTGAAAGATCGTAAATGAAGGACACTATACCGAGATTAAGAAGTGTTTGGCACATTCATATGCAGTCCATGAAATAGCAGTAGCAGGCATGTTAGCGATCACTCTTGGTTTCAACCCACGCCAAAACCCCTTCCAACCATGCACTTCAAGAATAGCGCTAGCAGCCTTCTTAAAAGTATCAGCTTGTTTCATTACATCCAATGACACGGTTTCAGAACCTCGAACTTGTAAGACAGTTTTAACACAGTCTAATGGAGTTGTTATGGCGGCACACGTGGCACCACTTAATCCACCACATAGACAATGAATTAACGGATTGTATGTATTTACAGGATTGAAAAACTTACTTGCTGATTCATATATCATGAAATTGAATGCTGCAAATGGGATGTTCATTGCTAAAGTGGTTGGATATGAATAATAGAATGCAGAAAACCCTTCattcttatatatttgtttacTAACGTTCCAAACTGTGGAATTTGTATTCAATTGCATTCTTTGTTTAATTGTATCAAATGGATTCATTAATGCATCTGCTGCTATTGTAGCACATGTACCACTCAATGCAGTTTTCAAAGGTTGATGTGTTTGGATATCTTTCTCGTCAATTAGATGCGATTTAGCATATTCGTAAGTAGCGAAATATACAGCATGTGCAGGTCCTGCACCCAGTATGACAGATTGGACACCCTTCCATAATGCAAGGGAACCTTCAGCGGAAGATATTTTGGATAATTGGGAGAGAATATTAGATGATGTTGGCTTTAATGAGGTTGATTGTATTCGTGTCTTTAAAGCATCTATTGGAAACATGACTGAGTGTTCCATTATTCCAGCAAAAGCACCAGCTAACAGTTGGTGCGTTAAAGGAGCATTGGATGGTAATGCTTCATAGTCGATTTCTTCTGCTATTTGGATTTCTGAGGTATTCATATTGCTGTCTAAATAAATGATATCTTCCAATAGTAGATGTATTTATTCAGCGtggagaaaaataatagagagaaaaagatattattttcaggACAGATTGAATAACAGAAAAACTGATGATTAGTacttttatattatttgagcAGAGATGAGCAAAGAAAATCTgtaaacaattttttttaaaaatttgatgattttattatcttgattaTTAATACAGTTTCTTCTGTCTTTTTAACGTAAACGCAGTGCAAATATATGGTTATTTTCCGCCGATAACTCTTCTTAGAAAAAGGTCTGTGAAATTTGTATGAGAAGCGTCTTTAAATGTTAGTTTTGAAGAGAGAAAACTTGGACagaaataatgattcatcCTTACTTCTTCGAAAGCtttaaattaaaaaaaaatgatatatgAAATTTACATATTTTGTTTACCTATTGCATTCTACCTGTCACCTCTGCATTAACCTATAATGGTGCTCCAATTGAagtttatttgaaattcacTATGATCAAAAATGGGTGTGAACCAAAGACCGGCGCAATTTCCGGCGCTTTTCAGGACAAAATGGTGACAGAAGACCAAAAGACTCGAGCGACGATAAAGATGAGTATTACAGGGCCTGCACTACGTACAGACCTAACAGGTACGATTTGGCCTAATTATCTTTGGAGTATGCTGCAATCCTCCTAGTGCAAAGAGCTAATGGAGTTGAACAATTTGCAGGAATTGAGCTTAAGACAATTAGTACCATTCTATTTAATACCCGCGGCTGGAATAAGTTTTAAGCGGTATCTTTTGGTTCCCCAACGTAAAACTAGTACCAAAATGTACTATTGATAAAGGTCAGTCGTATGATACAGTCCATATCTCGGCTCATAAATAGTAAATATTCTGTGAAAATTATAGACTGGTTCACCTAACAACCTATTCTTCTGTAGTATGTAGCTTCTCTCTACCTTTTTGACTTCTACATTCCTGAATCCATATTGACATTTTTGTGCGGCCAATGTTCTCAGATAGATATGATCCAGGCTAGATTAGCGTGTTGGATGGACTACGCGAATCATCGATATGTACGTTGTTGGGAGATATTTATAGAGTTATATCGATATCACTGGCAGAGTATACTACTCCATAGATATCTCTATGATGTAGCCCCAGACTCGAGGGTGTTCTAGtgttttttatatattaataaagttACACTTGACATGTACTCTTACGTTTTCAAGATATTTAGAGATGTTACATGAGAAATTCTAAAAGTTTTGATGCTTTGAGTCAAGTTCATCTAGGGTGGGATATTAAGCTGccaatttttgaaaaatccCTGCGACTTCTGTAAAGATTTGTTGCGCTCTTAAGTCTGTATATTTTTGGACATATTTTTCTCCAATGCCAAGCCAGTCTGATAATGGTGAACTTGGTTCTTCAATGgaatttaagaaatcagaTACCGCTTCTGGAGAttcgaataataatgattttttcaaatctatTCCTGGTATCTGCACCTTCACATTTTCACCACAATCATTTGGACTAGAACTTCCTGCAACATAAAAGATTTCGTTACAAATAGTTTGCAATATTTGCAAGTCTGTAAATTGATCTACCTTTCCACCATAGATAACCGTCCCTATATGGTACTGTAAAAGATACCTACAAGTATTTTCAGAAACATCGAGCGTTACCAGATGTTTCAAGTATTTCAGACAAGATTCATAATCTTGATTGTTAAAATCATACGTTTTAGAGAAGCCTACTGGGGCTAAATTACTTCGACAGGAAACGAATGCATGGAACAATGTCAGCAAGAATCTGTAATTGATATACCGGGTTCCACATGAATTATCTTGCTTTCTtaataaagaatcaaaCCAATACCCTTTAATACTTTCTAGAAGGcctttattatcatcataaACGGTTTTGTAACTGTGCTGTAACAAGGATATTGGTAATTCTTGGCCATGTAAGTCGGCTGtcataaatattttcactTCTTTCTTCGAAGGATCATCTTCTAACACTctattatcttcaattatTGTTGTCAAAACTGACCTGACCCAATCTAGAGACATTTGTAAGTTTTGTAAAAGAAGCCATCCACCTTGATTCTGTAACCttgaaatttcttcttcagcgTACTTGCTGTTTTCGGAGCTACCAAGGGGAATAACTGTCAAATTGCGTTCTGACGCGTCTGCCATATCAGACACCAAGAATGAAGCATCAGAATTCTGTTCGCATCCAATAATCAGGCCATATCTATTATGCGCTTTTAACCTATCTTCTAAAGAAGACGATCCGTCAAAATAACTACAAATTAACTTCTCAATTTTATTGTAAGATTGATCCCTTAGTAACTCAAATAGATGCCTTAACTCTTTGGTTGCCGATTCTGGAGCTAACCTGAGAGTTTTATCTTTACGGCAGTCTATGGCTGCTGTAATCTCCTTAGAAATCCGAGGTAAATCGTCATGTCCTATGGAAATGTAAAGGATATACAAGATGGCTGCTAATACATTTCTGTTCTTACTATTCAAACATGGTGAAAACATACTAAAGGTCATCTTATATAGTCTTTCAATTAATCCTTGAATCCTGCTAGAACCGCTATTGGCTTCAAAGTTTCCGTTGAAAATTGACCTAACGCATTCAAGGAACtgttgaattgaaaattgataaaacCAATGTATAGTTGATAGTTTTTGTAAGACTGAGTAAACTATGAAACAATGTCTACCTAATAACGAATACTGTTCCACAAATTTGTTTAGTTTCTTCATTGTATGTTCACTTTCTTCAAGCTTTTTACTAATCTCAGTTGATTTAGCTTTCAAGGATTCCAAAGTCGTTACTAATACATCGTTTTCTAGGATATTTCCCTCTGAATTATTAAGTTGCACCAGTAATTGATGCTCGTTCTCTTTTAGTAGATTCTTATAATCTCTACCTATTTTCGTTAATTCCTccttttgttgtttgaCGTCCGGTGCTTCATTAGTTAGTGCAATACGTACAGCTTGCAGTTCTATACTTTCTTTTGCAATAGAAAAGTTTATTATTCTCGTACGAGTTTTTAAAACGGTGGGGATGTTAAGATTGGAGGCATGACTGTATAAAAACAACTTAAAATCAGGTGACACATCAATCTCATTTGTCCCTAATTGTACTATTTGGCGTGTCCCAACCTTTTTAAATTGGCCTGTTATTAACTTGCTTATTATAGGATCGTAGAACTCCGCGTTGTGGATGAGAACAACTCCTCCAAATTTAATAGCGTTTTCTAACCGTTTTACAAACCCATTCTCAAGGAAACTAATTTGGACATATCTTACACCATAGAACTTTCCCAAGATATCCGAAATTTGACAACTTGGGTCGATAATATAAAGGACTTTCCCCTCAGAATGTACTGCGAGCTCCATTTTCTCAAGAAGAAACTCTTCGTCAGGTAGTCCGTCTTCGATGAGTCTCGCTCTTTCTGTAGAGTTTAAATTACAATAGCTGGATTTAACATCTTTATCGTATTTTAAATTACAACAGTTCAAAATGTCCATGAGAAATTTTAACTTTGTGTTACGTTGTCCTTCGTTTAAAGGCCCAAAATAGTTGGATGAAATAGCGCACAGAATACTAGTGCCGATTAAATTATCCGTTCGTGAATGGTACTCTTTAATGTTCCTATCCCACCGTTCTTTTTCGGAGGTTAAATTATTCACTAGAATCTTTGACCTCTCTAAATTATGATGAACTACTTTTATTTGTCCTTTAATTGCTTCAACATCACGTATTAAACCGCTGTAATTATTCTTCGACTTCTCGATACTTTCTTTTAGGTCAGCAATCATTTCCTCTGCAGCCAGTAAACGTGCTCTGGCTTTtaaagtttcttcttcaacaatAGCTACTTCTTGTTGTAACGGTTCGATTCTCTCTAATATTTCTCCATAATTAACTTGGGCAAATACCCATTGATATAATGGACCACATGCCTTACTTGCTCTGTTAATAGCCTCAAAAGTAAAATCTGatctttccaaaaaattCGCTTTAACAAACACTCTCATCTCTGGAGTCATCATAGAAATAGTATCATACTGAATAATATCTCGAATAAAATCATCTTTTGAAATGTACTGTTGAATATTTCTCCATGTAGAGTATGTACGTCCTAATATAACACATACTGCTTCCAAGACTAACTTCACCCCGACAGGCGGATGCATCATAGATCGTATTTCAGTTAGTTGCTGTTTTTTAATGTTCTGAACACCTCTTCGAGCTTCTAATACTGCTGGTTCGACAAGTCGCAGCTCTTTGATAACTAAATCTCGATGGTTTATAATTTCCACCTCGCGCTCTtccaatattattttgatttccTCAGTAGCTTCTTGTTTCCTTTCTGATTCATTTTGTTCAAAAAGTAAATTATCCAACGTTTTTCTagcttcttgttctttaaCTTCTAGTTCACTTTTTTTAACTGAAAGCTCTTTCTCTAGATTTTGGACTTTAACGACAGACTCGGTAAGCTTTTCAAGCCCATTTATTGTGAATTGCCGTTCGATTTCTAGCTGCTCATGCATATTCCTAAAGGTATGACTCAAAGATCTTATAGCCGAGACGAAATGTGCAGGTGATTTAGGGCCAATATCAAAGTCCTCGAAATAACTGCTATCAAATAATACGACTATCCCTATAAGCATGTCGATAAATGTATTAAATTCGAAAGGAATAATACGTATGGCATCAATGGGTATGGTTTGATCCATATAATCGCGTGGGATATCTGTGACCAAACTATTTGCTACTTGCAACATCGTTTTCGTAGACCAAGTACCCATCCAATTTACAACACATCTATTGAATAATGCTGGAGAACTGACCATCTTGAATGGATTCGTACCAGTCGGTTCTGAGATGGTGAACACGACATGTAGATTTCGGGCAATTTCATGTGTAAACCAATTATAAAGTTCTTGTTCGGTATCTAACAGCAATCCCATACTCTTAATCTTACTCTGAAGTTTTGATATCAAGTTTTCATAATCTTGACCTTGGAATAAATCAGGGATATCCGCGTTAGCGAGTAACGTATTCattctttccaaaaatgCCGTTTCGAGAATATTAGATTCGTCGATAATGAGGCAAACTCTACGTTCTTCTAATGTACATTTTGTTAAAACCATTCTCAAAAAGTCATCGAAATCAGATAGTGTATATCTTCTATGTATGTTGGGTTCTAGAACTATGATTCCATTTAACCATGCAACAAAGTTggtcattattttctttccaatACATTCTGCCCCGATGAGCATTGTATGCCCTTGTACTTGCTTAAAGACACGGTCGATTCTTAGTAGATGATCCAACATTTCATCATATATGACAATAGGCAtatcatattcttcttctgaaaaaatttgaaaccGTTGCTGTACAAATTCGAAAAGGGCTTCTTTAGACACCTCTTTATATTCTATGCTTAACCAATCAGAAAA includes the following:
- the HFL1 gene encoding Hfl1p (similar to Saccharomyces cerevisiae YKR051W; ancestral locus Anc_1.220), whose protein sequence is MLPVDTVLPSWWQNLCYIATVLAILISANSICRQFLNYRRPSEQRLNIRIQLLVPIFSLTCLIATLRPILAQLLLDPIREIYEAFVIYTFFSLLILILGGERRIITEICINDNHPPIRHPIPILGHFFPTIDLSDPSDFLLVKRGILQYVWFKPLYCICVILSEALSMKKSQFGLLIIYNVSVTLSLYSLALFWRCLYQELKPHNPWSKFLCVKLIIFASYWQNMIIQTIAILGKLENDSIAPYLYQNGLLCIEMVGFAIFHSVAFPWQVYSSKTLPMAARMNTLYALRDCFGGGDLKWDFKQTLLAGPTYYNFKNFDSTAESRLVARTNMTSRMHRINEGVRFTNNGEDRYWMHYGAIGVPANSNCNNSNVDRQVAHQNESVNTNIGSTIFNEEIDDWDDTVAGQGYITDDPNYPVTWDPNGYKYGNNISRIRADIRHCSANV
- the MRS4 gene encoding Fe(2+) transporter (similar to Saccharomyces cerevisiae MRS3 (YJL133W) and MRS4 (YKR052C); ancestral locus Anc_1.219), whose protein sequence is MNTSEIQIAEEIDYEALPSNAPLTHQLLAGAFAGIMEHSVMFPIDALKTRIQSTSLKPTSSNILSQLSKISSAEGSLALWKGVQSVILGAGPAHAVYFATYEYAKSHLIDEKDIQTHQPLKTALSGTCATIAADALMNPFDTIKQRMQLNTNSTVWNVSKQIYKNEGFSAFYYSYPTTLAMNIPFAAFNFMIYESASKFFNPVNTYNPLIHCLCGGLSGATCAAITTPLDCVKTVLQVRGSETVSLDVMKQADTFKKAASAILEVHGWKGFWRGLKPRVIANMPATAISWTAYECAKHFLISV
- the TRK2 gene encoding Trk2p (similar to Saccharomyces cerevisiae TRK1 (YJL129C) and TRK2 (YKR050W); ancestral locus Anc_1.224), yielding MLFGRTLTNISTLTNINNAYKKSIGHRLRDFIDCLGTKFQPIKKYIFPNFIAVHYFYIIFVALFTSILIYPVRNQKYIDILFLSAGAATQGGLNTVNTNELVLYQQIVIYIACWLSTPIVIHGCLAGVRLYWFERHFDNIRESSKKYFKARRTKTILERELSAKLPTRRKSTTSNILSKASQNFNNRGINNNYDDFRDKLFSGKKLGRENTTDGNSISNPPESINSQLRRDFNPSNTSGSHSTSDSSPESTLLNNEHFVRRRKSSDVKPQDIYRSLLLLQNQRKKENLSDDQYHGPPLIIDSPTKNNSFTRIPDKNIDFTNNGARPPSSERLVQFEIAKPTRSITRRKRNEQMHPKTFRNTDLLYQSSSRFNSHIHLSPRHTLPPTIGKRTRTEDSNYSSLSNITQTDQQGKPDSQQREEMREQSTTLHAIPSKRLRLNNKRKKLINKRKLKSKLHPIKRLRSNDSNISPKSERQPFEEISFHNYDNPNLIPARTDNQFDEEENLNTSDSLNDLRFLDGSNLRNIGRRTSTYLSWEPKLGPNSIIYGLSKAQKEELGGVEYRAIKLLCIILVIYYVGLHLIIAIMFLPWICLKNKYRQIVRNDGIAPAWWAFFTGMSSFCNLGLSLTPDSMNRFSRAIYPLITMIFFIIAGNTGFPVFLRAIIWVMFKLSRDLSQIKESLSFLLDHPRRCFTLLFPNDATWWLLMTLVGLNGVDLVLFIILDRGAEILKEYSGGYRVLLGLFQAVTTRTAGFSALDISLLHPSIQVSYMLMMYVSVLPLAISMRRTNVYEERSLGIYGKMPMSELNQIEAEGKNADGQHSPTLEDDNDEELEEDEDEESKSLASSNSSTSHAIGKERRESNTSKKKKKKNKKEEDDSSNSYIAIHLRRQLSFDMWFMFLGLFIICICESGKIQDPEMPAINVFSILFEIVSAYGTVGLSLGYPGTTTSLSAQFTALSKLVIIVMLVRGRNRGLPYALDRAIMLPSERLERIDDIEDSKLRRQPKNIGKEDPVSGYFKRHLHKLKNGWRRIHSSANENHADNHSMDTPTDGLEGGK